A part of Acropora palmata chromosome 8, jaAcrPala1.3, whole genome shotgun sequence genomic DNA contains:
- the LOC141890621 gene encoding uncharacterized protein LOC141890621, with the protein MVTLNGTKRQSMPIFHIVMDSLDGKTRERIEVTGSKMPEFATLRRPDMNELKFKYEHARDKKFYVRPGDEYKIDIILGDSTYCKIRTEKIFKGNAGEPIGEGTTFGWVIHGGDDHVTDQCMFMRETSDYEKLYSLDVLGVQDRRENDQLDVLKEFKDDIRSREDGRYEVRVPWIPGSTLESTNKQASRRRLQNVNKKLIQNPELKEEYEKIIEDQLRAGIIETVPEQPSGERTFYMPHKPVVRDSATTTKVKMVFDASAKPHHLANSVNDCMYTGPPLQPLLWDILIRARMAPFLLLEDIEKAFIQISLRGEDRDAFPFLFNVNGKEERFRFTRIPFGAAASPFMLAATLQHHYDCQPEDLHETVQVLRGNTYVDNLMKTAHDVASLGKFKEEATQILANPKFPVHKWQSNLLELESENMPNPGKILGHFWDKREDTLEIQVPKYLEETPLTKTTMLSQLGNIYDAEHINCKARADKWSHGGEPS; encoded by the coding sequence ATGGTCACACTGAATGGAACAAAACGACAATCCATGCCAATTTTCCACATTGTCATGGATTCCTTAGACGGAAAAACGAGAGAGAGGATCGAAGTTACTGGAAGCAAGATGCCGGAATTCGCGACTTTGAGAAGGCCAGACATGAATGAATTGAAGTTCAAATATGAACATGCACGAGACAAGAAGTTCTACGTAAGACCTGGAGACGAGTACAAGATTGATATCATTTTAGGAGACAGCACCTACTGCAAAATCAGGacagagaaaattttcaaggGGAATGCAGGAGAGCCTATCGGGGAAGGCACCACCTTTGGCTGGGTGATTCATGGTGGCGATGATCATGTTACTGACCAGTGCATGTTCATGAGGGAGACGAGCGATTACGAGAAATTGTACAGTCTAGACGTACTGGGAGTGCAAGACCGACGGGAGAACGATCAACTCGATGTCCTAAAGGAGTTCAAGGATGACATCAGGAGCCGAGAAGATGGAAGATATGAAGTGAGAGTACCCTGGATCCCAGGAAGCACACTGGAAAGTACAAACAAACAGGCAAGCAGGAGGAGACTTCAGAACGTCAACAAGAAATTAATCCAAAATCCGGAACTGAAGGAAGAATATGAGAAGATCATTGAAGACCAACTGAGAGCTGGTATCATAGAGACAGTCCCAGAACAACCAAGCGGAGAGCGGACCTTCTACATGCCTCATAAGCCCGTTGTGAGAGACAGTGCCACAACCACAAAGGTGAAAATGGTCTTCGATGCTAGCGCTAAACCTCATCACCTAGCCAACAGCGTGAACGATTGTATGTATACAGGCCCTCCGCTGCAACCTCTTCTGTGGGACATTCTCATAAGAGCGCGTATGGCACCATTTCTGTTACTGGAAGACATTGAAAAGGCGTTCATCCAAATCAGCTTAAGGGGAGAAGACAGAGACGCGTTTCCTTTCTTATTCAACGTCAATGGTAAAGAGGAGCGCTTCCGATTCACGAGGATACCATTTGGAGCTGCAGCTAGTCCCTTTATGCTCGCAGCCACATTGCAGCACCACTATGATTGCCAACCGGAGGATCTCCACGAGACTGTTCAGGTGCTTAGAGGGAACACGTATGTGGACAATCTGATGAAGACAGCACACGATGTTGCGAGTCTAGGGAAGTTCAAAGAGGAAGCAACCCAGATCTTAGCGAACCCAAAATTTCCAGTCCATAAATGGCAATCGAACCTCCTCGAGCTTGAAAGTGAGAACATGCCCAATCCGGGGAAGATTCTGGGACACTTCTGGGACAAGAGAGAGGATACGCTGGAAATTCAGGTGCCAAAATACCTCGAAGAAACTCCACTGACCAAAACGACCATGCTTAGTCAGCTGGGAAATATCTACGACGCGGAACACATCAATTGCAAGGCTAGAGCTGATAAGTGGTCACATGGCGGTGAACCTAGCTAA
- the LOC141890378 gene encoding alpha-1,3-mannosyl-glycoprotein 4-beta-N-acetylglucosaminyltransferase C-like, translating to MSEEDQKNAIIVIFLADIEESPKSRNKKEIARMFDEHINKGLLIVIEATSEFYPTLENVKPKYGDTDSRRTWRSKENVDATFVMCFYKDISEYYIHLEDDVISAPSFVPKLQAFINGQPKETWLLLDVAVQGSIAKVYHSRDLSNIASYFYLMYDEMPIDWLMDYWREIKSQDRRVEKLTPPASLFQHIGDISSLKEKGLSGGEQREPFFDQFEQKFKGMNPSATVTTSMYSYSGEPQDAYEKGSGFFWATTPRKGDYLSMKFQTPTVVQRVTVETGCHYAQRDLLAEGILQGSLEGNAHSKEKNDLCGTFTTLGSLNKGRIDIFPNNSKKFVCLRILVTDSHINFVYFREINIWQGKKYHKQTMAGK from the coding sequence ATGAGCGAAGAAGACCAGAAAAATGCCATCATTGTCATATTCCTTGCTGATATTGAAGAATCACCAAAATCCAGGAACAAAAAGGAGATAGCGAGAATGTTTGACGAGCATATAAACAAAGGGCTTCTAATAGTCATCGAAGCAACATCAGAATTCTATCCAACTCTTGAGAACGTAAAACCGAAATACGGCGACACGGATAGCAGAAGAACGTGGCGCTCGAAAGAAAATGTCGATGCCACTTTTGTGATGTGCTTCTACAAAGATATATCCGAGTATTACATTCATCTCGAAGACGACGTGATTTCAGCGCCCAGTTTTGTTCCTAAACTGCAAGCTTTTATAAACGGCCAACCCAAAGAAACATGGTTGCTGCTTGATGTTGCAGTTCAGGGAAGCATAGCCAAAGTTTATCACAGTCGAGATCTCAGCAACATCGCGTCTTATTTTTACCTCATGTACGACGAAATGCCAATCGACTGGTTGATGGATTATTGGCGTGAAATCAAGTCCCAAGACCGTAGAGTTGAGAAACTAACCCCACCGGCGTCGCTTTTCCAACACATTGGTGACATATCTTCCCTTAAAGAAAAGGGATTATCGGGTGGAGAACAAAGGGAACCATTTTTTGATCAATTCGAACAAAAGTTTAAAGGAATGAATCCTTCAGCCACGGTAACGACATCAATGTATTCTTACAGTGGAGAACCACAAGATGCTTATGAAAAAGGAAGTGGTTTTTTCTGGGCTACAACTCCTCGAAAGGGGGATTATCTGTCGATGAAGTTTCAAACACCAACTGTAGTCCAACGAGTAACGGTAGAGACAGGGTGTCACTACGCACAGCGCGATTTGTTAGCAGAAGGTATCCTTCAAGGAAGCCTGGAGGGAAATGCACATTCCAAGGAGAAAAACGATTTGTGTGGGACTTTCACGACTTTGGGATCACTCAACAAGGGAAGGATCGATATTTTTCCAAATAATTCAAAAAAGTTCGTTTGTTTAAGAATCTTAGTAACGGACTCTCATATTAACTTTGTTTACTTCCGCGAAATTAATATCTGGCAAGGAAAGAAATACCACAAGCAAACCATGGCcggaaaataa
- the LOC141890622 gene encoding uncharacterized protein LOC141890622: protein MSRRPCTKHWGKRKPTLDQLEAVVMDIEKHMNNRPLTYVESESGEDQVLTPNHIIWGQGAHILEDIEVEDDELTRFHRRLNNAKQHAWSRWQREYLHSLTESHRVKRVDAHVPEVGEVVLILGEEKNRGRWKKGKVIRIVKGADGVARGVILIHKGKQLERPIQSVCPLEIRSAEHEPVQGACPKRREPTSSNFI, encoded by the coding sequence ATGTCAAGAAGACCTTGTACAAAACATtggggaaaaagaaaacccaCACTCGACCAGCTTGAAGCAGTGGTGATGGACATCGAAAAGCACATGAATAATCGTCCTCTGACGTACGTTGAAAGTGAGAGTGGGGAGGACCAAGTCTTAACACCGAACCATATCATTTGGGGTCAAGGTGCACACATTCTGGAAGACATCGAAGTCGAAGATGATGAACTGACAAGGTTTCACAGACGACTGAACAACGCTAAACAACACGCATGGAGTCGATGGCAAAGGGAATATCTTCATAGCCTCACGGAGAGTCATCGAGTGAAGCGAGTTGACGCGCATGTCCCAGAAGTCGGAGAAGTAGTGCTGATCCTGGGAGAAGAGAAAAACCGAGGACGTTGGAAGAAGGGAAAGGTGATCCGAATCGTTAAAGGAGCGGATGGCGTGGCGAGAGGGGTGATCTTGATACACAAGGGGAAGCAATTGGAGAGACCGATACAGTCTGTGTGCCCCTTGGAGATAAGAAGCGCAGAGCATGAGCCAGTACAAGGCGCTTGCCCAAAGAGAAGGGAGCCTACcagcagcaactttatttaa
- the LOC141890379 gene encoding uncharacterized protein LOC141890379 has protein sequence MSRRYKLYFAVVLLAVTIFFVSFPLDSTRHVQSYNSGAIRNVVSAVIEMEKINSYKPDHVVEKTKNSISQFKKESQRDSLCPTNEIMKSQEVIKLGQCPTTRLKYSLFL, from the exons ATGTCGCGCAGGTATAAGCTGTATTTTGCAGTAGTTTTACTCGCTGTTACAATTTTCTTCGTCTCTTTCCCCCTTGATTCTACACGCCACGTACAAAGCTACAACAGTGGGGCCATCAGGAACGTTGTATCTGCGGTTATTGAGATGGAGAAAATTAACTCATACAAACCAG ATCATGTGGTTGAGAAAACCAAGAACAGCATCAGCCAAT ttaaaaaagaaTCACAGAGGGATTCTTTGTGCCCAACGAATGAAATCATGAAAAGCCAAGAAGTGATAAAGCTCGGACAATGTCCAACCACAAGGCTTAAATATTCCCTCtttttataa